One part of the Methanomicrobia archaeon genome encodes these proteins:
- a CDS encoding AI-2E family transporter, which yields MKRVTRKDLKIEEDLVQQEQAPLKQEERNLTMKMQQPHESKNKLNWQILGVISVALLAYMFFPFIDVIIYGIFIYYVARPAYRELDNRFKHKNLDAFISLFLVVLPIVLISIYTADIAYTELKNILTQEDSAYLGYASEIFKDIAGIAAYLELADITTSISQGDTWGFIITLLTQFVGIISAFFNIFFKLFLTFTIAFYLLKDGAKLREWLTDTFLGGNTEITQKFFDELDSGLHTVFFGNILTAIVTALIGAVAFTLLNLVAPPRLMIPYPILLAILCSICTFIPLIGMKLVYIPLAGYLVMQAYINGILFTHWWFLLLFILVVSVVVDFIPDTILRPFISRKSLHSGTLLLAYIFGIAVFGFVGLFLGPIILITATQFLKIVQPALVVRVEARKKEPGKEVNGPGE from the coding sequence CGAGGAAGATTTGGTTCAGCAGGAGCAAGCACCATTGAAGCAAGAGGAGCGGAATCTTACGATGAAGATGCAACAACCGCACGAATCAAAGAATAAATTAAACTGGCAGATACTTGGTGTTATTTCTGTTGCACTGTTAGCGTATATGTTCTTTCCGTTTATTGACGTAATCATTTATGGCATATTCATCTACTATGTTGCGAGACCAGCCTACCGAGAATTAGACAATAGATTCAAACATAAGAATCTGGACGCGTTCATTTCTTTATTCCTCGTTGTTCTTCCCATAGTCCTTATAAGTATTTATACCGCGGATATAGCGTATACCGAATTGAAAAACATTCTTACTCAGGAAGACTCTGCGTATCTGGGATATGCCAGTGAAATCTTTAAAGATATTGCGGGAATTGCAGCGTATTTAGAACTGGCTGATATTACGACTTCGATCAGTCAGGGAGATACGTGGGGTTTTATTATTACGCTACTAACTCAATTTGTGGGCATTATTTCTGCGTTTTTCAACATCTTCTTCAAACTGTTCCTTACGTTCACCATCGCATTTTACCTGCTAAAGGATGGAGCTAAACTAAGAGAGTGGCTAACGGATACCTTTCTCGGGGGAAATACAGAAATAACACAGAAGTTCTTTGACGAGCTCGATTCGGGACTTCACACGGTATTTTTTGGCAATATTCTGACAGCTATCGTAACCGCTTTGATCGGTGCAGTAGCGTTCACCCTATTAAATCTCGTTGCACCGCCTCGGTTGATGATTCCCTACCCGATATTGCTGGCGATACTCTGTAGCATTTGTACCTTCATTCCGCTTATCGGTATGAAATTGGTCTACATTCCTCTGGCGGGATATCTGGTAATGCAAGCATATATCAATGGAATCCTCTTCACGCACTGGTGGTTCCTTCTGTTATTCATTCTTGTGGTGAGTGTTGTGGTGGACTTCATACCAGATACCATTCTGAGGCCGTTCATAAGCCGAAAGAGCTTACACAGCGGTACTCTGCTTTTAGCATATATCTTTGGTATAGCAGTCTTTGGTTTTGTCGGGCTGTTCTTAGGCCCGATCATCCTGATAACGGCAACACAATTCCTGAAGATCGTTCAGCCTGCGTTAGTGGTTCGCGTGGAGGCTCGCAAAAAAGAGCCGGGGAAAGAGGTGAACGGTCCGGGTGAATAG